A single genomic interval of Brevibacillus brevis harbors:
- the nuoL gene encoding NADH-quinone oxidoreductase subunit L produces MDTLLHYAWLIPLFPLLAFIVIVSFGRQLKEGAAIVGITLTAVSFGIAVLIFWERFQGGGADYNYVIDWLHIGDIVINMGFEVNPLNAMMLVIVTLVSLLVQIYSKGYMHGDERFPVFYQYLALFTFSMLGLVISPNLLQVYIFWELVGVCSFLLVGYYYFKTEAKAAAKKAFIVTRIGDLGLFIGICLLFWWTGSFEYGAIFESIALGRLEPWMITLAAILIFVGAMGKSGQFPLHTWLPDAMEGPTPVSALIHAATMVAAGVYLVAATYPLFIASDTALTVVAYVGGFTAIFAASIGLTQRDIKRVLAYSTVSQLGYMMLALGVAGTAGYVAGSFHLMTHAFFKALLFLGAGSVIHAVHTQDVFEMGGLWKKMPITALTFLIGCLAIAGIFPFAGFWSKEAILGAVYGAHRYDLLFIALLAAFFTAFYMFRLFFLTFAGKARGKHEAHESPRVMTGPLLVLALLAVVAGFVNTPYAPLLSDWLLSTNTGTAITSIFGEGSEHAAAWLQIVALLISILGVVLAYLMYGKKSISSDTIPKALPWLYQLSYKKYYIDELYHNVIVRPLGWLGFVLDVFDKYIVDGLVGLTAKITQGIGSLHARVQSGQIQSYGAMVIFGLLLLIIAISLTAKGGGLFG; encoded by the coding sequence ATGGATACTCTATTGCACTATGCCTGGCTGATCCCTCTGTTTCCGCTTCTTGCTTTCATCGTGATCGTCTCATTTGGTCGCCAATTGAAAGAAGGAGCGGCCATAGTGGGCATTACCCTGACGGCTGTTTCTTTTGGAATCGCAGTACTCATCTTCTGGGAGAGATTCCAGGGTGGGGGAGCGGATTACAATTATGTGATAGATTGGCTGCATATCGGCGATATCGTGATCAACATGGGATTCGAAGTGAATCCGCTGAATGCCATGATGCTCGTCATTGTGACATTGGTCAGTCTGTTGGTCCAAATCTATTCCAAGGGCTACATGCATGGAGATGAACGCTTTCCGGTGTTTTATCAATATCTGGCGCTGTTCACGTTCTCCATGCTGGGATTAGTCATCTCGCCAAATTTGTTGCAAGTATATATTTTCTGGGAGCTGGTCGGGGTATGCTCCTTCCTGCTCGTTGGCTACTACTACTTCAAGACAGAGGCAAAAGCGGCTGCCAAAAAGGCTTTTATCGTTACACGCATCGGGGACCTTGGTCTCTTCATCGGGATATGTCTGTTGTTCTGGTGGACCGGAAGTTTTGAGTATGGGGCGATTTTTGAGAGTATCGCACTCGGACGACTGGAACCATGGATGATTACGCTCGCAGCGATCCTCATTTTCGTTGGGGCCATGGGAAAATCAGGTCAATTTCCGCTTCATACGTGGTTGCCTGATGCCATGGAAGGTCCAACCCCTGTATCTGCATTGATTCACGCGGCAACGATGGTCGCGGCTGGTGTTTATTTGGTCGCTGCTACCTATCCGCTGTTTATCGCATCCGATACGGCTTTGACAGTTGTGGCGTATGTAGGAGGATTCACCGCCATATTTGCAGCCTCGATCGGTCTGACCCAACGGGATATCAAGCGTGTCTTGGCTTATTCCACAGTCAGCCAGCTCGGGTACATGATGCTGGCATTGGGTGTAGCTGGTACTGCTGGTTATGTAGCGGGTTCTTTCCATTTGATGACTCACGCCTTTTTCAAAGCACTGCTCTTCCTTGGAGCAGGTAGTGTCATCCATGCCGTACATACGCAGGATGTATTCGAAATGGGTGGTTTGTGGAAAAAGATGCCGATCACCGCTTTGACTTTCTTGATCGGTTGCTTGGCAATTGCGGGGATCTTTCCGTTCGCTGGTTTCTGGTCGAAAGAAGCGATCCTGGGAGCTGTTTACGGAGCACATCGCTACGATTTGCTGTTCATCGCGCTGCTAGCAGCATTCTTTACCGCATTCTATATGTTCCGTCTGTTCTTCCTGACATTCGCAGGGAAGGCACGTGGCAAGCACGAAGCACACGAATCTCCAAGAGTCATGACAGGTCCGCTCTTGGTCTTGGCGTTACTTGCGGTTGTCGCAGGCTTTGTGAATACACCGTACGCACCATTACTCTCTGATTGGTTGTTGTCAACGAACACAGGGACGGCAATCACGAGCATTTTTGGGGAAGGCAGTGAGCACGCGGCAGCCTGGTTGCAGATTGTGGCTCTGTTGATCTCGATTCTCGGAGTCGTACTGGCTTACCTGATGTACGGCAAGAAATCTATCTCCTCGGACACGATTCCCAAAGCACTGCCGTGGCTCTATCAGCTTTCATACAAGAAATACTACATCGATGAGCTGTATCACAACGTCATTGTTCGTCCATTAGGCTGGCTTGGATTTGTCCTGGATGTATTTGATAAGTATATTGTGGATGGTTTGGTTGGCTTGACAGCAAAAATCACCCAAGGAATCGGATCTTTGCACGCAAGAGTACAAAGCGGGCAGATTCAGTCCTACGGGGCAATGGTCATATTCGGTCTGTTACTCTTGATCATCGCCATCAGTTTGACGGCCAAGGGAGGTGGACTCTTTGGGTAA
- a CDS encoding DUF1146 family protein — MPQEVYGLLSIILSIAFIGLAWWALQSFRFDKILKKPNGAQAKLLQIFLSIVIGYELSRFFLDYLGWSLTFGNLFN; from the coding sequence ATGCCACAAGAAGTATATGGCTTGTTGAGTATCATTTTATCGATTGCGTTTATTGGGCTCGCTTGGTGGGCGCTGCAATCCTTTCGCTTTGATAAGATTTTGAAAAAACCAAATGGTGCTCAGGCGAAGCTGTTGCAAATTTTTCTTTCCATTGTGATTGGATATGAACTGTCCCGCTTTTTCCTTGATTACTTGGGCTGGTCCCTGACATTCGGGAATTTGTTCAACTAA
- the nuoK gene encoding NADH-quinone oxidoreductase subunit NuoK yields the protein MTVSISSYLMVALILFCVGLYGALTKRNAVVVLLSIELMLNAVNINLVAFSKFGLYPSVTGQIFTLFTMTVAAAEVAVGLAILIALYRNKETVNVDEMDQMKR from the coding sequence ATGACAGTAAGCATTTCCTCCTACTTAATGGTCGCTCTGATTCTCTTTTGTGTAGGCCTGTACGGCGCATTGACGAAGCGAAATGCAGTCGTCGTCCTGTTATCAATCGAGCTGATGCTGAATGCTGTAAATATTAACCTGGTCGCCTTTTCCAAATTCGGACTGTATCCATCCGTGACGGGACAAATCTTTACCTTGTTCACGATGACGGTTGCAGCTGCCGAGGTTGCCGTAGGGTTAGCGATTCTGATTGCGCTGTACCGTAATAAGGAGACCGTGAATGTAGATGAAATGGACCAAATGAAACGATAA
- a CDS encoding NADH-quinone oxidoreductase subunit J, which yields MTGEFVAFFILSLLTIGGAVFMISFTRVVHMVISLGVTFISIAGLFVLLGAEFVGVAQILVYSGAISILMLFGIMLTKHDANDEGTGRTWKNRFILLFVIVLFGLLFWGVQNTPWPAPPPPAEVPVNNAKEIGIEVFTKFVIPFELLSVLLLVALVGAIIMAKKEGDNE from the coding sequence ATGACAGGCGAATTCGTAGCCTTTTTTATCCTGTCCCTTCTGACGATCGGTGGCGCGGTGTTTATGATCAGCTTTACGCGCGTCGTCCACATGGTCATCTCATTGGGTGTTACGTTTATCAGCATTGCAGGTCTGTTTGTTTTGCTGGGAGCGGAGTTCGTCGGGGTCGCACAAATTCTGGTTTATTCAGGGGCTATCTCCATTCTGATGCTCTTTGGAATCATGCTGACCAAGCACGATGCGAACGATGAGGGAACAGGCCGGACATGGAAAAACCGTTTTATCCTGCTCTTCGTAATCGTTCTGTTCGGATTGTTGTTCTGGGGTGTGCAAAATACACCGTGGCCTGCGCCACCGCCACCTGCAGAGGTTCCAGTAAACAATGCAAAAGAAATCGGTATCGAAGTATTCACCAAATTCGTCATACCATTTGAACTGCTGTCTGTTCTGTTGTTGGTCGCGTTGGTCGGTGCGATCATCATGGCGAAAAAGGAGGGGGATAACGAATGA
- the nuoH gene encoding NADH-quinone oxidoreductase subunit NuoH: MMNTLLQQAPSWGTTLWFIVAAVLLLAVVLGFVTYAIYFERKVIGWMQLRIGPNRVGPLGLLQTVADVAKLLLKEDIRPQHADKALFTLAPILAYAPAFAVLAVMPFSESIRFADLGIGLLYYIALSGITVLGVITAGWASNNKYSLIGGLRSAAQMISYEVPLVMSVVGIVLLTGSMNLKDIVYAQQDVWNIVPQFIGFAVFIIAAQAELNRTPFDLPEAESELVGGYHVEYSGFRFAMFMLAEYVYMFGMGALITILFLGGWLPIHPSLDFIPGIVWFILKFSLYVFLQFWIRATMPRLRVDQLMSFAWKVLLPVALFNILLTAVVVSYQNGMF, from the coding sequence TTGATGAATACTCTCTTGCAGCAAGCACCCTCATGGGGAACCACGCTTTGGTTTATCGTAGCGGCCGTTTTACTGCTTGCAGTCGTGTTGGGATTCGTTACGTACGCTATTTACTTTGAGCGCAAAGTGATTGGGTGGATGCAGCTACGCATCGGGCCGAATCGAGTAGGACCATTGGGACTTCTCCAGACGGTTGCCGATGTTGCCAAGCTGCTATTAAAGGAAGATATTCGTCCGCAGCACGCTGACAAAGCGTTGTTCACTTTAGCACCAATATTGGCTTATGCCCCTGCTTTTGCCGTATTGGCGGTCATGCCTTTTTCGGAAAGCATTCGGTTCGCTGATCTGGGAATAGGGCTGTTGTACTATATCGCCTTGTCTGGGATCACCGTATTGGGCGTGATCACGGCTGGATGGGCCTCGAATAACAAGTATTCGCTGATCGGGGGTCTCCGCTCCGCTGCGCAGATGATCAGCTATGAAGTACCGCTGGTCATGTCCGTGGTGGGGATCGTTCTATTGACGGGCAGCATGAATCTCAAGGATATTGTCTATGCGCAGCAGGATGTCTGGAATATTGTTCCGCAGTTTATCGGATTTGCTGTATTTATCATTGCTGCCCAGGCTGAGCTGAATCGTACGCCGTTTGACTTGCCAGAAGCAGAGTCGGAGCTCGTTGGTGGTTACCACGTCGAGTATTCCGGTTTCCGTTTTGCGATGTTCATGCTGGCGGAGTATGTGTACATGTTCGGGATGGGTGCCCTGATTACGATTCTCTTTTTGGGTGGATGGTTGCCGATTCATCCATCACTGGACTTCATTCCGGGAATCGTGTGGTTTATCCTTAAATTTTCACTTTACGTCTTCCTCCAGTTTTGGATTCGCGCCACGATGCCGCGCTTACGTGTCGATCAACTGATGTCGTTTGCCTGGAAAGTGCTGTTGCCCGTGGCATTGTTCAACATCCTGCTCACAGCCGTAGTGGTTTCTTACCAAAATGGCATGTTCTAG
- the nuoI gene encoding NADH-quinone oxidoreductase subunit NuoI: protein MLGLAKGLGYTFKKLTEKKVTHFYPDVPFPMPPRFRGIQHFSPEKCIVCNQCARICPTECIQLTGKPHPDPEKKGKIIDTYDINFELCILCDLCTEVCPTEAIVMTNNFELAAYSRDELYKNLKWLDDNNTNVREEN, encoded by the coding sequence ATGCTAGGACTGGCCAAAGGCCTGGGGTATACATTTAAAAAGCTCACGGAGAAAAAAGTAACCCACTTCTATCCGGATGTGCCCTTTCCAATGCCGCCTCGCTTTCGCGGTATTCAACACTTTTCTCCTGAAAAATGCATCGTCTGCAACCAATGCGCACGCATTTGTCCGACGGAGTGTATTCAACTGACAGGGAAGCCCCATCCTGATCCGGAGAAAAAAGGAAAGATTATCGATACGTACGATATCAATTTTGAACTGTGCATTTTATGCGATTTGTGCACAGAGGTTTGTCCCACTGAAGCGATTGTAATGACAAACAACTTCGAACTGGCTGCCTATAGCAGGGACGAATTGTACAAGAACTTGAAATGGCTGGACGACAACAATACGAACGTCAGGGAGGAGAATTAG
- a CDS encoding complex I subunit 4 family protein: MGNILLSSLVFSPLLAILVMAFIPSRHAGVIKQVGIFGTLPALILAGWMFGMFDYETANLQFVEKHNWISIPIGMAQAGTVFAFEINYELGVDGISMPLILLTAIIGTLAAIASWQIKKRQKEYFILFHLLLIGMLGVFAADNLFLFFIFFELTLVPMYFLIGIWGYGEREQAANKFLLYNGIGSGIMLLAFIVIFVIMRTLNMDEITAILTTPGHPITEILTPEMRFGIFLALFIAFAIKLPVFPFHTWMLRVHVQAPPSIVMIHSGILLKMGAYGLLRMGIGFFPEQAYDFSTWMAVLGIINILYGAVLAFVQKDLKMVLAYSSISHMGIVLLGFASMNTIGFQGAMFQVVSHGFISALLFFLIGVIWDRTQTSMLDDLGGLAKSMPFVSGVLLAGGMASLGLPGMSGFISEFFAFLGLFGRLPVMAAVGAIGIVLTAVYLLRAILKTTFGPTPGRCTGLADAQPMEVIPIVVLLGCIILIGVYPAVLGNPMQQALKTIVPIVTGIGG; the protein is encoded by the coding sequence TTGGGTAATATCCTTTTGTCATCACTGGTGTTCTCTCCGCTGCTGGCGATTCTCGTCATGGCTTTTATCCCTAGTCGACATGCAGGTGTGATCAAGCAGGTCGGGATTTTTGGAACGTTGCCGGCACTTATCTTGGCAGGTTGGATGTTCGGCATGTTTGATTACGAGACAGCCAATCTCCAGTTCGTAGAAAAGCACAATTGGATTTCGATTCCGATTGGAATGGCTCAGGCAGGCACCGTCTTTGCTTTTGAGATCAACTATGAGCTCGGTGTGGATGGTATTTCGATGCCATTGATTTTGCTGACGGCGATTATCGGGACTCTCGCAGCAATTGCTTCGTGGCAGATCAAGAAGAGGCAGAAGGAGTATTTTATCCTGTTTCACCTGCTGTTGATCGGTATGTTGGGAGTCTTTGCAGCAGACAATCTGTTTCTGTTCTTCATTTTCTTCGAGCTGACACTCGTACCGATGTACTTCCTCATCGGGATTTGGGGATATGGGGAGCGCGAACAGGCTGCGAACAAATTCCTTTTGTATAACGGAATCGGTTCAGGGATCATGCTGCTGGCTTTTATCGTTATCTTTGTCATCATGCGGACGCTCAACATGGATGAAATCACGGCGATTCTGACGACACCGGGGCATCCGATAACCGAAATCCTTACGCCGGAAATGCGTTTTGGCATCTTCCTAGCGCTATTTATCGCTTTTGCGATCAAGCTGCCAGTATTTCCGTTCCACACGTGGATGCTACGCGTTCACGTACAGGCTCCACCTTCTATCGTCATGATTCACTCCGGTATTTTGCTGAAGATGGGGGCGTACGGTCTTTTGCGGATGGGAATAGGGTTCTTCCCAGAGCAGGCCTATGATTTCTCTACGTGGATGGCAGTTTTGGGGATTATCAACATTTTGTATGGAGCTGTACTGGCCTTCGTACAAAAGGATTTAAAAATGGTGCTGGCTTACTCCAGTATCAGCCATATGGGTATCGTCTTGCTTGGTTTCGCTTCGATGAACACGATCGGGTTTCAGGGAGCGATGTTCCAGGTAGTATCCCACGGCTTTATCTCAGCGCTGCTCTTCTTCTTGATCGGTGTCATTTGGGATCGGACGCAGACATCGATGCTCGACGATTTGGGCGGTTTAGCCAAGTCCATGCCGTTTGTCAGCGGCGTGTTGTTGGCAGGCGGGATGGCTTCACTCGGACTTCCGGGCATGTCCGGATTCATCAGTGAGTTCTTTGCCTTCCTCGGTCTGTTTGGTCGTTTGCCAGTAATGGCAGCAGTGGGAGCGATCGGGATTGTCCTCACCGCGGTTTATTTACTCAGAGCGATCTTGAAAACGACTTTTGGCCCTACTCCGGGTAGATGTACAGGACTTGCTGATGCACAGCCGATGGAAGTCATTCCGATAGTAGTCCTATTGGGATGTATTATCCTCATTGGGGTTTATCCGGCAGTTCTGGGGAATCCGATGCAGCAGGCGCTGAAAACGATCGTACCTATCGTAACGGGAATAGGAGGGTAA
- the murA gene encoding UDP-N-acetylglucosamine 1-carboxyvinyltransferase, which produces MDKIIVRGGKALAGNVKVSGAKNAVLPIIAASILAEEGTCVISDVPGLDDVRTICDLLKSMGISLTYDHEVLTIDASKLTSVEASYELVRKMRASFLVMGPLLARKGQARVALPGGCAIGTRPIDQHLKGFEAMGAKIEIGQGFIEATVEGRLKGAKIYLDIASVGATENIMMAAALAEGTTLIENAAEEPEIVDLANFLNRMGAKIRGAGTGSIRIEGVEKMKGCTHCVIPDRIEAGTFMVAAAITGGDVFVEGAICDHLKSVTAKLREMGVDIEEQENGIRVRRTGPLKAVDLKTLPYPGFPTDMQSQMMALLLVSEGTSIVTETVFENRFMHVEEFRRMNANIKIEGRSAIVEGGSKLTGSKVAATDLRAGAALVLAGLVSEGETEVSALHHIDRGYVNFTEKLLALGADVERVVPEEKAREKAVSETIKVSFSPNFA; this is translated from the coding sequence TTGGATAAAATTATTGTCCGTGGTGGTAAGGCATTGGCTGGAAATGTAAAAGTATCTGGCGCCAAAAATGCCGTACTCCCTATTATTGCAGCATCTATCTTGGCAGAAGAAGGGACTTGCGTCATCTCAGACGTACCAGGCCTTGACGATGTCCGGACGATATGCGACCTCTTGAAATCGATGGGAATCTCCCTTACATATGATCATGAAGTGCTGACGATCGATGCTTCCAAGCTTACGAGTGTAGAAGCGTCCTATGAACTGGTCCGCAAAATGCGCGCATCTTTCCTCGTGATGGGGCCGCTTTTAGCCAGAAAAGGACAAGCTCGTGTCGCTCTTCCGGGTGGATGTGCCATTGGTACGCGCCCGATCGACCAGCACCTAAAAGGGTTTGAGGCTATGGGAGCCAAAATCGAAATCGGACAAGGGTTTATTGAAGCGACGGTAGAAGGACGATTGAAGGGTGCGAAAATCTACCTGGATATTGCTAGCGTCGGTGCAACAGAAAATATCATGATGGCCGCTGCTTTGGCAGAGGGAACCACATTGATCGAAAATGCGGCAGAAGAGCCAGAGATCGTTGATTTGGCGAACTTCCTGAACAGGATGGGAGCAAAAATCCGCGGAGCGGGTACAGGTTCGATTCGCATCGAAGGCGTGGAAAAGATGAAGGGCTGCACACATTGTGTCATTCCTGACCGCATTGAAGCAGGAACTTTCATGGTGGCTGCAGCGATTACCGGTGGGGACGTCTTTGTGGAAGGTGCGATTTGCGATCATCTTAAATCCGTGACGGCCAAGCTTCGTGAAATGGGCGTGGACATTGAGGAGCAAGAAAACGGCATTCGTGTACGCCGCACAGGCCCACTGAAAGCAGTTGACCTCAAGACGCTGCCATACCCTGGCTTCCCGACGGATATGCAGTCGCAAATGATGGCGCTTTTGCTTGTTTCAGAAGGAACGAGCATCGTGACCGAAACAGTATTTGAGAACCGCTTCATGCACGTGGAAGAGTTCCGTCGCATGAATGCGAACATCAAGATCGAAGGCCGCAGTGCCATCGTCGAAGGTGGTTCCAAGCTGACAGGCAGCAAGGTAGCAGCAACTGACTTGCGTGCGGGTGCAGCACTTGTACTGGCTGGGCTTGTATCTGAGGGAGAGACTGAGGTTTCTGCCCTGCACCATATTGACCGTGGCTACGTAAACTTTACGGAAAAGCTATTGGCTTTAGGAGCAGATGTAGAACGCGTGGTTCCAGAAGAAAAGGCTCGTGAAAAAGCAGTTTCCGAAACCATCAAAGTAAGTTTCTCTCCTAATTTTGCTTGA
- a CDS encoding YwmB family TATA-box binding protein, with protein sequence MGKWSGWCVLALLLVMGAVYWMPAQAKEEKPVVTKMMKVLEETGATGVSVQVRMRTAMGEGLRSEQVKELATKWAQQLEIPFSPSEQSRKHNILAYRTTYTQNGVDLSYEVTGVPKNGAFSVYLVLQLSGNRDSLLYIGQVQETFTNALQSADFIPQISTCIRGLYNVKMGVDQQEGKILSIFGTLQATELERLQDDTVVSISGYTPMWESFIALNGQKMNLQVATHRDSHSGTWITVGTPIITVEY encoded by the coding sequence ATGGGGAAATGGTCTGGTTGGTGCGTGCTGGCTCTATTGCTCGTGATGGGGGCCGTGTATTGGATGCCTGCACAAGCAAAGGAAGAAAAGCCGGTTGTGACAAAAATGATGAAAGTACTAGAAGAAACGGGCGCAACGGGTGTATCAGTTCAGGTACGTATGCGTACGGCGATGGGAGAAGGCCTGCGTTCTGAACAAGTAAAAGAGTTGGCGACGAAATGGGCACAACAACTTGAGATTCCGTTTTCCCCAAGCGAACAATCGCGTAAACACAACATACTCGCATATAGGACTACATACACACAAAACGGCGTGGATCTGAGCTACGAGGTGACAGGAGTTCCTAAAAATGGAGCATTTTCTGTATATCTAGTACTTCAGTTATCTGGAAACCGTGATTCCCTACTATATATTGGACAAGTACAGGAAACCTTCACGAATGCCCTGCAAAGCGCCGACTTTATTCCGCAAATTAGCACTTGTATTCGCGGATTGTACAATGTTAAGATGGGTGTTGACCAACAGGAGGGTAAAATATTGTCGATTTTTGGTACTCTCCAGGCGACAGAATTAGAACGTTTGCAAGATGATACGGTTGTCAGCATTTCAGGGTATACCCCTATGTGGGAATCATTCATCGCGTTAAACGGTCAAAAGATGAATCTACAGGTGGCTACGCATCGTGACAGCCATTCTGGAACATGGATTACGGTAGGTACACCAATCATCACTGTGGAATATTAG
- the nuoN gene encoding NADH-quinone oxidoreductase subunit NuoN produces MEVKDIFSYDWSYLLPEFIILGFATFLSLLDLFAGKRLGKQVIGWLSFLATVIAAIFVINNMNALDKPYSYMIDMIRIDDYGNAFKLIFLAGTAFAILISLSYLKSGEVQHRGEYYYLLLTGLLGAMVMASSADLITLFVGLELLSLSSYVLVGLRKKSRLSNESAFKYVVSGSIATAVLLFGMSYVYGLTGTTHIYEISFRLAEAGMAGYQFLVYTAFAFLAVGLAFKISAAPNHMWAPDVYQGAPTPVTAFLAVVSKAAGFALIFRVMMISFFNVSDGTGSGRFFFEEGSLYLGLMAAASMIIGNTMALRQTNVKRMMAYSGIAQAGYLLVPFVPPTSLFFSEVIFYLFGYLIVSFGAFAVIMVVSREQETEDLKGFAGLYHRSPVMAIAMSIFLLSLAGIPITVGFFGKFYLFMGTLVVENYWLAAIMIITSVISYYYYFGIIRQMYMRPGTTEAPMVVPKGIWTFILIMAIATVFFGAFPGLVTDYIQIHFNPSFDFGNMLSPSSQ; encoded by the coding sequence ATGGAGGTTAAAGATATTTTCTCATATGACTGGAGCTACCTTCTGCCCGAGTTTATCATTCTTGGCTTTGCTACCTTTTTATCACTGCTGGATCTTTTTGCGGGCAAACGCCTTGGCAAGCAGGTCATCGGTTGGCTATCCTTTCTGGCAACGGTCATAGCGGCGATCTTTGTGATCAACAATATGAATGCTCTCGATAAGCCATACAGCTACATGATCGACATGATCCGAATCGATGATTACGGCAATGCGTTCAAGCTGATTTTCCTGGCAGGGACAGCTTTTGCCATTCTCATCTCGCTGTCTTACCTGAAATCGGGGGAAGTCCAGCACAGAGGCGAGTATTACTATTTGCTGCTGACCGGGCTTCTCGGGGCTATGGTCATGGCTTCGTCGGCTGACTTGATTACCTTGTTTGTGGGACTGGAGCTATTGTCTCTCTCGTCCTATGTACTGGTCGGATTGCGAAAAAAATCACGGCTTTCCAACGAGTCGGCATTCAAATACGTCGTTTCGGGAAGTATTGCCACGGCTGTGCTCCTGTTTGGGATGTCGTACGTGTACGGACTCACGGGAACCACTCATATTTATGAAATCTCATTCCGATTGGCAGAAGCGGGAATGGCGGGCTATCAGTTCCTCGTTTATACGGCGTTTGCGTTTCTTGCAGTAGGTCTTGCATTCAAAATATCTGCAGCGCCTAACCACATGTGGGCGCCAGATGTGTATCAGGGTGCTCCTACCCCGGTCACTGCTTTCCTGGCAGTTGTGTCAAAAGCAGCAGGGTTCGCGCTGATCTTTCGAGTGATGATGATCTCGTTTTTCAACGTTTCCGATGGAACGGGATCAGGACGGTTCTTTTTCGAAGAGGGAAGTCTCTATCTGGGGCTGATGGCAGCGGCCTCAATGATTATCGGGAATACGATGGCGCTCAGGCAGACAAACGTCAAGCGTATGATGGCTTATTCAGGTATTGCGCAAGCGGGCTATTTGCTCGTGCCGTTTGTACCGCCGACCTCTCTCTTTTTCAGCGAAGTAATCTTCTATCTGTTCGGTTATTTGATCGTCAGCTTTGGTGCTTTCGCTGTGATTATGGTTGTATCTCGTGAGCAGGAGACGGAGGATTTGAAAGGATTCGCCGGATTGTATCATCGCTCACCAGTGATGGCTATTGCGATGAGCATCTTCCTCTTGTCCCTGGCAGGTATCCCGATTACGGTTGGCTTCTTCGGGAAGTTCTATCTGTTCATGGGTACATTAGTGGTAGAAAACTACTGGCTGGCGGCGATTATGATCATCACCAGCGTTATTTCCTACTACTACTACTTTGGGATTATTCGTCAGATGTACATGCGTCCCGGGACAACCGAAGCACCTATGGTTGTGCCAAAAGGCATTTGGACGTTTATTCTCATCATGGCAATCGCTACCGTATTCTTCGGTGCTTTCCCGGGTCTGGTTACCGACTATATCCAGATTCATTTCAATCCGTCCTTTGATTTTGGGAACATGCTCTCTCCCAGCTCTCAGTGA